The genomic segment CGAGTTGGTATCACTGGCTGATGCTATTGAGAtggtttgggaaaaaaaaactaatttgggATATTGTCTATTTAATAATAGAAATAGAGCTTCAGCCATTTCATATATAGTCCACACTTTTATTCATACACGttgggaaaaaacaaaagaagtctAAGTGGGGGAGTAAGAAAAGCAAAgtcttaaaatgataaatataggTTAATCTGTTAAGAACTTCCATGATGTCTATGTGCACCCATCTAGAATACTGGCTATGAAAAAGGATGGAAATGGGTCCAAACGAATGTTAAAAATTTCAAGTTAGTCCCTTGGAAGAACTTCAGGATTAGAAGATGGAAGAAATTGGAGTGTTTTCCCCTGGGGGTTCATAGAGTTTCAGATTTTCCATATGGTAGAAAACACGGCTGACATGGATCTTCATGGTTCTGCTTTTGTTGCAGAGGCATGGGCAAGAAGTCTGAGAATTAGATCTTTCTCTGAGCTAATTGTGGTTCTGTGATTCCAAAGGGAAAATTGTTTTAAGATACTCAGAAGAAGTAAAAGAAGATGtctaaggaaataagaaaactgaatacatttaaaaaacaccaaaacaTATTACCTCTTAGCTTATTATAAGATAAAAGCAAATTCCTAAGAAACACATTTCTAGTAGGATCAAAAACAGGCCTTTGTTCTCTGGTGAACAAGAGTAAACAGAGCCCTTTGACTCAGAGGAAATTTATTGTACAAACACAAAGAGGAGCTATGGCTGGAATGGTGTTGGGAGAGGAAGGAATAAATGTCTAGAAGCTGGGACGCTAGGaagactttagaaaatatttattggtctggaaaacagtttgatggACTACAAAGAGCACTGGAGTGAAGATAGCCTATGTGTCTAGCCTTTTTCATGATCAAAGAATGAGTCACAGCCCTCTGTCAACCCATGTAAGTCTTTGAGTCATAAATCTTTGTAAGTTGGTATTTATGAATAAATGCTGACTATGTGCAATATGcttttgattcttattttctGGTTTCTTGTTAGCCACTATGTAAAGGCATATGTTGAAAGTTACTTATGTTTAGGTTGTGGAAAATAAGTAGCCAGAACATAACACATAAAAAGTAATCTTATAATTAAagtaataaagaataaattgaaacCACGTTTTTCTCAGTGCTATTTCTGAGTCCAGGATTCTCTGGAGAGAAGGTTGATGGATGCAAgcagtaaaaagagaaagaactagaaccaggtgtgatggtgcatgcctgtaatccctgcagttctggaggctgagacaggaggatggctagttcaaagccagcttcagcaacttattgagaccctaggcaacttagtgagacactgtctctaaataaaaaggtctggggatgttgttcagtggttaagtacccctgggttcaatctcttgtacttaaataataaaacaaacaaacaaaaaaattaaaattcagattccCAGAGAGTATGCACAGTGTGATTCAGGAAGTAAAGAAGCAGggcaaaaaaactcaaaaagcataGTGGGGACACTTGTGGGGACCACTGCCCTTGTTGTCATGAAATTACAGCTGAAATATAGGATGCATATGGAAAATCCAATCAGGGGGATTTGAACTTGGATTTTTCTTtgatggggaagagagaaaattgTATATCAGCCTGGCACTGAAGAAACAAGAAAGCACCCCAGACTTCTCATAGAGCTTAAAGCTAATGGCTCAAGCCAAAATGTAGCTTGATTAAATGTTCTACAGAAAGTTCCAGGAGTGACAAGTTCTAGTTGTACATAGTGTGCTAGGTAAACATGAGGCCCAAGAATCCTTACAGAGGTGGCACAGAAGCTATGGCAGAGAGCTCTTCACAATTTGCCTAGGATAACTAATGGAGACTGTCATTGGAGGGGGAAGCAATGATGAAGGACAGGCTCTATGGTCTTGAGCTGTCTAGTCCAGTAACATTGCCTACATTTTTGGGTGGTTTCAAACAAAAGTGATGGTGAAAGAGACTTGTTCAGGTTAGGGATTTGCTATATGCAGGGTCAATCATTTGTATAGTTAGTGTAAATAATAGTCTACAAAATGAAGCACATAAAAATACCATTCTTCTTATTTTctagaactcaaaatattttatgaagctaAGTCTCATTCCATTAggatggaaagaaaatttaatgttCGTCATTGTCAGAGTTACTTTTCTCATATTCACAAGCTTCATAGGaagattgtgtatgtgtgtgtgcatgtgcgtgcgtgtgtgtgtgtgtgtgtgtgtgtgtgtgtgtgtgtacatagtgCCACGGCATTTCCTGGTGGGGAGAGAAGATGCATGGGGAATTATTACAGTGTCCATGGTTAGATGCTTTGTTTGGCTGGTGCAGTGTGTAGATGGTTTTTATAATGCTTTGTATTGGTTCACACTGTTCACAGTTTGACATACTCCACAGCATTCCTGTTGTCTTAATGGAAGTGTTTCACTTATAGACACCATCTCCCAGGCACCCAAAGGCATTGACTTGCAACTCAAAACAAGAGTTTTCAAATCTGCTCAActttggtcagtttttttttctaccaaTTAAGAAAACTCTACATTGTGTCAAAGTTTCCAAGAATTCTTTCCTGGACTGTAGTGTATGTTAGTAGAAACTTTTGTAATTTGGGGGTCTAAAATGCCCTCTTACAACTgtcttttataaaatgatgtaaGAATAGATGGTacttagtttttaatttctttttttgtttttatgtttaaaatgtctTTGCCCATCAAAATATGATTTGGCAATATTATGTAACCATTTGAAGAAAATTGGCCTGGGAAATCTAAAATGTTGAGAACTGCTCGACTGAAATTATGTGAAAAATAAGGTAAGCATTTGGGGTGGTGGATCTTCTTGTTACAATGTTTTCAAATCATTATAAATTTGGCAGATTCTAGGATAAATTCTATCCTAGAATTATTTCAGAAATGATTCCTCCATAGAACTCCCCATATTAGAACAAACATGGACTTCGGGACATTAGATAAATTGAGCTGAAGTCTTATCCTTACTTTAGACTAGCTATGAGAAGCTGGGTATGTTACTTAGTGTAATGGAACATCTGTATTATTGAACATAAGTATTGTAATAATAGGCTTCTTGTTCAGAATAGAAGCTGCCTATGTGAttgagctattttttaaaaacttcaagatAATGTTCTTTATTAACAGCTTCTATTATAGAACTGTCATCCTCTTTTTGTCACATGACATTTCACATTGAATGAAGTGGTATTACCCAGGCACCTTCATCCCTATCTGCCACCTAAATTGTTAActatcattaatatttattgttctttaaaaCCCTTCACTAAGATGTATGATTCACCAAGAAAGGCACAAACCTGACTATAAAAGTAATGGGAAACTGGTTCCTTAGTATTTCTCTTTTGAAAGTCTCAAGAAAAAAGAGGCCATTTTCATGTTGGGTGGCAAACTCACTTTAATTttgtgggagagaaagaaaaaaaaataaggtgtttacaaaatatttggattatttttaggattttcGTTCCTTAGAAGATTTATAATTAGACCTTAGATAATTTTAGCACAAGGAGATGGCAGCACTGGATCTTGTTGAAATTCCTCCCTTCCTATAGAATGGGGGGGCAGTATTGGAGGATTCACTTTGCTTGTACCCCAAGACCTGTGTACTGGAGAAGTGAATGAAAGGGAATAAAGGTAGGAGATGGAGGTGGGATGGGAGGAGGATCAGCTGGAGGTAGCAGAGGAAGAGAACCTGGGACAAGCTCCTTCTTGGCCTCCTGTTACCCAGCCAAAGAATCAAAGGCAGGAAGTGGTTGTTCCTACAATGCAGGTCTTCCGCTGTTACCCAACTATCATGGCGAGGACAGTGTTTCCTACACACTAGAAACTTTTTCCATTGGAGATATTATTctatagcaggaaaaaaaagaagaagaaatgtagaAAGGTTAAGATGCATAAGGAAGTattaaatatgtatgtcatgtcaGGAAAACATTTTTCCAACCCAAATGTTAACAAATATAAGCACATAACaggagaaatatataaataaatattattccatttaattttcaataaaaatttgtcatgaaatgattttaaaatgcttagtgaaagtattcaatgaataaatgattaaTCTGTATTATTTTGCCATTGGTAATGTGCTTGACTTAAATAATGATTAGATATTACTAGCTAGATTTAATACTTACACTTTCTTCCATATAGTACTCTGTGGCAATAAAGATAATGCCATTTGTTCATTTTGGTAGTTATTTTCACCCTCAGTGCTATGTATACCTAGTCCATAATAGATGCTCAAATAAAAAGATCCTATCTCCGAGAAGTAAGGATCCCTAGTATCTAATAATTAGGcagtcttttaaaagaaaaaataaacttgcaCAATGAGCAAGAAGTGTCACTTCTAGGTTTCTATTCTATTGAAATTATGCCATGTCAAGATAAGAGAACATTTACAATGATATTGTTTGCAGCATTATATATAAAAGCAACAATGGAAAATCCCTATGGCGATGGAGAAAGGGTACAATAATTGAGGGGACCTCTGGAATGGGATGTCattctgccataaagaagaatgagattgatTCTAACCTAGGTACATGTCCATATTATATTCCACTTTACAAGTAAGTTGCAGACTAATATGTACagcatgatttcattttcataaagaaaagaagcatGATTCACAAGGTATCTATATAAACAAGGAAAGATTTCTAGAagagaaattataattattatatatttatatataatttatttcatataaaaattatatgaaattgaTAGAAATTATGGCTTTCTCTAACATGCCTTTAAATTTGAGCCTATTTTGGGTAGTTAAAGATCTTTTTGTTTGTGGCATATACTTGCATTGGCTGGGTGCCATGTTATGTCCATTCAGATTCTGCATGTTTGGTCCAAGACCAGTACTGGCCAGGAGTCACACTCAGGGGAACTGTTTTTGAAGAAGGTGGAGGGCCTGTAACTTTGTACAAAAGCACAGCAATGATCATTGGCAGCCCTGGCCTTAGTTACATCGTATAGTATTTGAAAGTGAATAAAACTACAGTTCCTTATATAGTCTAGTTACGCTTTTTGCCAAGTTGAATTTGCCCTCACAACTCATCTGGTTCTATCTTTTGGGGTTTCCAACCACTTCTTGGGTCAgaaaaaaacttctagaatacTGTTCTTCAAGGCCCTCAGCTGAATGCTTTTTTTCCCAGCAATTGCTCTCTCCCATGTCTCtagctttttataaaattttattggtgccatataattatacataatagtaggattcattatTACACATTTGTACTTGCacgtaatataataatataatttggtcagtttagTTTCCCGATACCTCTTCTTTCCTTATTCCTTCTCCCCTAATTGCCtttctctactggtctcccttctattttcatgagacctcaccttccccaccccaccctgtcttttttttcttttttctatcttcctCATATGAGAGacaacatttgacctttgactttatgagtttggcttattttgtttacataATGCCCTCAAGTTCTATCCACTTTCtggcaaatgacacaatttagttcttctttttggctgagtaaaGTAGTAAAGtccactgtggtatatatgtggtatgtgtgtgtgtgtgtgtgtgtgtgtgtgtgtgtgtgtgtatgtatcacatttCCTATATTTACTCCATTCACCAGTTGCCATGTCTCTGGCTCTGACACGCCCGCCCTTCCAACTTATGGGACTTGTTCAAACTCTCAAGTTCTTGAACAGGTCCCTtccccattctttttctttctgtctttttttcctttcctatattggagattgaactcagggcaaatgctctatcattgagctatatttcctcttttaaacattatgagacagggtctcacaaagttgcccaggcttcaaacttgagatccttctgtctcagcttcccaagtagctagaattacaggagtGCCCCATATCTCTTAAACTTTAACATTTACAGGTGGCTTGATTTGCacacaattaaagaaaaatagaagtcaAGCAGTTGCCAACAATACAGACTAAATACTTTATTAGgttccaaaatgagaaaatggaagtgtTAACCTATTTTAGTATAAATCTGCCACCCTTCTCAAAGAGCCTGCCTTAGCATCCACGGCTCCCCAGTCCTGTTCTCTTAGGGCTGCAGTAGATACTGCCGTCCCCTGTAGTTGGGCATCTCATAGAGGACCCAGCAGCCCTTCAGCACGTGGAGGGAGGGAACCTCATTGAGGTGGAAACTGTCCTGTATGCAGGAGCAGTCCTCGGTTAGCTCCACCATGAGGCCCTTGTGGTCTTCCCTCTCATATAGCTGTATCCGGTGGGAGCCTGCCTGTTCCATCCACAAAAAGAAGAATGGGAAAAAGCAAGTGAGTCTCTTCCACAATTCATCCAAACACCACATGAATCTGGAAGCCGGGGTGTTGTGGTTGTGAATATAGAATCTGAGACTCCAAAACTGCTTCGAGGGCTGTACATGGAAGTTTTCTGCTAtcatttagcaaatattcatatgcttaatttcttccttccttccttccctccttccttccttccctccttccttccttccttccttccttccttccttccttcctttctaatcTAGGAGATGGGATTTTAAAGAGGTGCAGACTCTGAGAATTGATTACAAACTCAAATATCTTGATTACTAACTCCCTGTGTTAGCTTAAACCTCTATTTTGGGTAAAAACAAATAGTCTATTTTGACCAGTATTCTCATAATAAGAATAATATCTTCCAATTAATACACATATAAACTTAACAgcatatttaagattttaaaaatgtaattcaatGAAACTTTGGTTTTAATAGTCACTTCCAAattaaaagacttttacaaaCTTGGATACTACCTTTCCATAACCTATCTTGATAAACTgagttttcattgttttctagtcTATAGTACAAcgtgtttaattcatttattagaaatTCCTTTCatgtagataaaaatatatttgctagaAACAGTGCCATCTTATGCCCAGCTAGCTTTCCATCTGCAAGTTTTGTTGTGTATCTCATTATGATATTACATTTGTCACAAACAACTTTGACCTAATGgtgacagaaattaaaaataaaactggcaCTTctaaatgggttttttttttctttgttttcatgccTGTACACATCTAGGCCCAGGCAGGTGTCTAAAGCCCACTTAACTTTTAAAGGGAAAATTCTTTCCCTCAAACCCACATCAATAAAACATCCCTCAAGTGAGTCCCTTAGGCAGCAGAACTCACTTGGGGGGATGAGGAGGCAGGAGCTGGTGGAGTCGCTGAGGCCCATCCACTGTTGGTAGTCGGGGTATTCCCCCCGCCGCAGTAAGTACTGGTTGCCCTGGTAGTTGGGACGCTCATAGAGCATCCAGCTGCCGCTGTCCACGCGGATGGAGTTGTAGCGGCTGAAGTAGGTCTGCAGGTTGGGGCAGTTGCTGCTGCACTCATAGCAGCGGCCCTGGAAGCTCCTGTCCTCGTAGAAAGTGATCTGTAAAGGAAAAGTAATTTGAATGAAATCATTTGTTCCCAAAGCACAAaggctttgtttcctctttttaaaaatttttctttaacttgTGTTCTGCTTACCTTCCCCATGGCTGGTTGACACAGACCTTGTGAGCTCAGTACATTGGAAGCGGCCAGCCCAAGCAGGTCTATATAGCAGGAGGCCTGCTGCGTTGGCAGGAAAACACAAAAGGGGCCGGGGAGAGTGATAAGGGGATTTTATGGATCCCTTTTGCACGCTGCATTCAGGGGCAGTGATTAAAGATTTGCCCTGGTTCTCTGGTATATTCTAATGCTGTCCTGTATGTGCTGCTCTGCGTCACTTTTATTTGAATTCTTACTGTTTTCTAAATTTATCAGCTCACCAGTCTGAACTTTTGACCTAAAATTCATGTCTCCACACTATGATTCCATTATACCTCATGAGTCTCCTGAAAAAAATCTGTGCCTTTGCGGAAGTATCTCCAGAATTCTGGGAGGTTTGAATTCTGAGAGAATTTTCCTGATATTTTTAGATGACAGAGGCTGGcctatcttagtttttattttattttttttttctttacataagtTGCCAGTTCAATGCAGGACACAAATCTAGATTCAGATCTCTTGACTGTTTCTGATTGTGTTGACCTTATGCTTTAAAACATAGTTATTAATGCCTAGTTTGGTGGGTGCACCCTATGTAAGTCTATTAACTTGTTGTAAGAAACAGAGCAAAGGTTTCTGTGGTCGTGAGGCCCGAGACTGAGAGGCGCATGACTTTATGGATGGCTTCCCCTTTTCCAAGGGCAGAGGAAGCTCTTCCCAGACAAGAGTGGGACCTTTGGACTGGGGCTGTCCTGACTTAAGTCCACTGAACAGCAGCATGGCCTGGCCATGGCAAAGCACCAACTTCTCAAAGCACAAATTACTTGGGAGAGAGAATATGAAGAAtgaggaagaaagcaaaagaggAGCAGCCTGACATTTAGAAGCTGCAGCTAAGCCATGCTTACTCTTCTATTAGACATGAACAATCCCATAAAGTGCCAACTTCTGGCAAGATTACTCTGAGACATGATAAAATGAGATGAAATAAGGACACTTCACCATTTTGTCTAAACTCAAGCATAAATAAAGTTGATGTGTCACCCACAAAATAACAAACACCCCCTTCTCAGCTAAAATAATTAACTGCTACTTGTTTGTCAATTataattagaattagaattagccTCCTCTTCCCTGGGCAAGATTTGTAGAGATAACCAATCATAAAGTTAATCCTGCTTTATGATAATTTCTAATCAAGAGTGAAACCCCACTTTTTAGACCCTTCCCCAAATCACACAACCAAAGTACAAGTCCTAGATTAGGTTCCTTTCAACCTTTTCTCACAGAAAACATTCCAGTCTTCCCCAACATGTGAGTTCTCCCAGGACACAACCAGTCATAAGCCTAACTTGTTTAAAGACAGGCATATTCCTGGTGGGTTTTAGCTAAAGGACTTTGGCATGAGTAAATGGGATTAATTATGTGTATAATGTATGTGGCACATACCGGGAAAAAATGAGCTTTAGTAATCCTAGTGACATGGATACTGGTAATGAAGTGAGTGACAACATCAAGGATAACTTCAGCCTACTTATCTCTCTTAAAGATAAAGTATCTCAAGGATTCCT from the Ictidomys tridecemlineatus isolate mIctTri1 unplaced genomic scaffold, mIctTri1.hap1 Scaffold_223, whole genome shotgun sequence genome contains:
- the LOC101957034 gene encoding gamma-crystallin C isoform X4, which encodes MGKITFYEDRSFQGRCYECSSNCPNLQTYFSRYNSIRVDSGSWMLYERPNYQGNQYLLRRGEYPDYQQWMGLSDSTSSCLLIPPSSHRIQLYEREDHKGLMVELTEDCSCIQDSFHLNEVPSLHVLKGCWVLYEMPNYRGRQYLLQP
- the LOC101957034 gene encoding gamma-crystallin C isoform X2; protein product: MGKITFYEDRSFQGRCYECSSNCPNLQTYFSRYNSIRVDSGSWMLYERPNYQGNQYLLRRGEYPDYQQWMGLSDSTSSCLLIPQAGSHRIQLYEREDHKGLMVELTEDCSCIQDSFHLNEVPSLHVLKGCWVLYEMPNYRGRQYLLQP
- the LOC101957034 gene encoding gamma-crystallin C isoform X3; protein product: MGKITFYEDRSFQGRCYECSSNCPNLQTYFSRYNSIRVDSGSWMLYERPNYQGNQYLLRRGEYPDYQQWMGLSDSTSSCLLIPPTGSHRIQLYEREDHKGLMVELTEDCSCIQDSFHLNEVPSLHVLKGCWVLYEMPNYRGRQYLLQP
- the LOC101957034 gene encoding gamma-crystallin C isoform X1, with translation MGKITFYEDRSFQGRCYECSSNCPNLQTYFSRYNSIRVDSGSWMLYERPNYQGNQYLLRRGEYPDYQQWMGLSDSTSSCLLIPEQAGSHRIQLYEREDHKGLMVELTEDCSCIQDSFHLNEVPSLHVLKGCWVLYEMPNYRGRQYLLQP